One segment of Candidatus Zixiibacteriota bacterium DNA contains the following:
- a CDS encoding DoxX family protein, protein MKNLLFRTGLVSPAADWGLLLLRLGVGLLMIIGHGYGKVGRVLAGNMQFGDPLGLGPGTSLVLAAFAEFVCSLAVILGLMTRAAVIPLIVTMSTAALIVHADDPFGKQELPLLFLSAYVLLLLTGPGKLSLDAFIGRKLGVNTK, encoded by the coding sequence ATGAAGAATCTTTTGTTCAGGACCGGCCTTGTCTCGCCCGCCGCCGACTGGGGACTGCTGTTACTTCGGCTTGGCGTCGGACTGCTCATGATTATCGGCCACGGATACGGCAAGGTCGGCCGGGTCCTAGCCGGCAATATGCAATTTGGCGATCCGCTCGGGCTTGGTCCGGGCACGTCGCTGGTCCTGGCCGCTTTCGCCGAGTTTGTGTGCTCGTTGGCCGTTATCCTCGGCCTTATGACTCGGGCGGCCGTTATCCCGCTGATCGTGACAATGTCGACCGCGGCGCTGATCGTCCATGCCGATGACCCGTTCGGGAAACAGGAGCTTCCCCTGCTGTTTCTGTCCGCCTACGTCCTGTTGTTGCTGACCGGTCCGGGCAAACTGTCGCTCGACGCTTTCATCGGCCGCAAGCTGGGTGTAAACACGAAGTAG